One stretch of Amycolatopsis tolypomycina DNA includes these proteins:
- a CDS encoding glycoside hydrolase family 15 protein, which yields MIRWKAVLAATGAAVLLAATLQGTAQAAGTATDCCGGGASWATGNKSALGTSTTTAGPVWFTVANGVTSEVFYPRADVPNMQDMQYVITDGSTFVDLERDATNHVVTMPDEKALQYTITNTAKSGKYRITTNYVTDPARATLVTSTRFQSLDGGSYRLYLLANPSMAGGGANDNAWWDGTGLLASGTETLFGGSATTVVSALRASTGFAAHDNGYSGAASDCLVDLRADKALNNQFDNISGTGNVVQCGQIPVGADTTFTVALGYGGTAAAASSAASASLSSGFTAVSASYRSGWNSYVNSLKPAPASVSADTQRRRTYYVAAMALKTAEDKQHPGASVAGLATPWGDFTNGDHLNDGYHRVWGRDLYQQATGLIAAGDTAQAKRMAQFLWNSQWIGTPTAGDGMTYPAGSFPRYSPVSGVAGASPQQLGCCEQLDQDANAILLAWMTGLTDASTYAKVKTTANHIVSTGPDTTERWEEQYGKSPSSVAAEIAGLIAAGAIARANGDTASAASWESTADSWRNSLAGWTVTTSGYWGGHTYYERLDRAGNPNDTATICFDEGCFYEHDVTDFGFLDLVRLGIRPAADATIAGSVAPTAAASDGNAPMQVTLPNGDIYFHRYPHDNYGESNANCSGWPAGAGQRFGRLWPVLSGERGQYELANGRSAAVYLKSMADSVNDGYFVPEQVWDRADVGCFGLGRPTGSAGPLMWAEGQYLRLAQSMDAGHNLDTPSIVKARYGT from the coding sequence ATGATCAGGTGGAAAGCGGTCCTGGCCGCCACCGGAGCAGCAGTCCTGCTGGCCGCAACCCTCCAGGGAACCGCCCAGGCAGCAGGAACGGCAACGGACTGCTGCGGAGGAGGAGCCTCCTGGGCCACGGGCAACAAGTCGGCACTGGGAACATCGACGACCACCGCCGGCCCCGTCTGGTTCACGGTGGCCAACGGGGTGACGTCGGAGGTCTTCTACCCCCGAGCCGACGTCCCCAACATGCAGGACATGCAGTACGTCATCACCGACGGCTCGACCTTCGTGGACCTGGAACGCGACGCCACGAACCACGTCGTGACCATGCCCGACGAAAAAGCCCTCCAGTACACGATCACCAACACGGCGAAGAGCGGCAAGTACCGGATCACGACGAACTACGTGACCGACCCGGCCCGCGCGACCCTGGTGACGAGCACCCGCTTCCAGTCCCTCGACGGCGGCAGCTACCGCCTCTACCTCCTGGCCAACCCCTCGATGGCCGGCGGCGGAGCCAACGACAACGCCTGGTGGGACGGCACCGGCCTGCTGGCGAGCGGAACCGAAACACTCTTCGGCGGGTCAGCGACGACGGTCGTCTCGGCACTGCGAGCCTCGACCGGTTTCGCCGCCCACGACAACGGCTACAGCGGCGCGGCCAGTGACTGCCTGGTGGACCTCCGCGCCGACAAGGCACTGAACAACCAGTTCGACAACATCTCCGGCACGGGCAACGTGGTCCAGTGTGGACAGATCCCGGTGGGCGCGGACACCACCTTCACGGTGGCCCTCGGCTACGGCGGCACCGCGGCGGCCGCCTCGTCGGCCGCGAGCGCGTCGCTGAGCAGCGGGTTCACCGCCGTGTCGGCCTCCTACCGCAGCGGCTGGAACTCCTACGTCAACAGCCTCAAACCCGCGCCGGCCAGCGTCTCGGCCGACACGCAACGACGCCGTACCTACTACGTCGCGGCCATGGCGCTGAAGACGGCCGAAGACAAGCAGCACCCCGGAGCAAGCGTCGCGGGCCTGGCCACTCCCTGGGGTGACTTCACCAACGGGGACCACCTCAACGACGGCTACCACCGCGTCTGGGGCCGCGACCTCTACCAGCAGGCCACGGGCCTCATCGCGGCAGGCGACACCGCCCAGGCGAAACGCATGGCCCAGTTCCTCTGGAACTCCCAGTGGATCGGCACCCCGACCGCGGGTGACGGCATGACGTACCCCGCTGGCTCGTTCCCGCGCTACAGCCCCGTTTCCGGCGTCGCCGGGGCAAGCCCTCAGCAGCTCGGCTGCTGCGAACAGCTCGACCAGGACGCGAACGCCATCCTCCTGGCGTGGATGACCGGCCTCACCGACGCGTCGACCTACGCCAAGGTCAAGACGACGGCGAACCACATCGTGTCGACCGGTCCGGACACGACCGAGCGCTGGGAGGAGCAGTACGGCAAGTCACCCTCCTCGGTGGCGGCCGAGATCGCCGGCCTGATCGCGGCCGGAGCCATCGCCCGGGCCAACGGCGACACGGCGAGCGCGGCGTCCTGGGAGTCCACAGCGGACTCCTGGCGCAACTCCCTGGCCGGCTGGACCGTCACGACGTCCGGCTACTGGGGCGGCCACACGTACTACGAGCGTCTCGACCGCGCCGGAAACCCGAACGACACCGCGACGATCTGCTTCGACGAAGGCTGCTTCTACGAGCACGACGTCACGGACTTCGGCTTCCTCGACCTGGTCCGGCTCGGCATTCGCCCGGCAGCCGACGCGACGATCGCCGGCTCGGTGGCCCCCACGGCCGCGGCGTCCGACGGCAACGCGCCCATGCAGGTGACGCTGCCCAACGGCGACATCTACTTCCACCGCTACCCCCACGACAACTACGGCGAGAGCAACGCCAACTGCAGCGGCTGGCCCGCCGGTGCAGGCCAGCGCTTCGGCCGCCTCTGGCCGGTGCTGTCCGGGGAACGCGGGCAGTACGAGCTGGCCAACGGCAGGTCGGCGGCGGTGTACCTGAAGTCGATGGCGGACTCGGTCAACGACGGCTACTTCGTCCCCGAGCAGGTCTGGGACCGCGCGGACGTCGGCTGCTTCGGTCTCGGCCGCCCGACGGGCAGCGCGGGCCCGCTGATGTGGGCCGAGGGCCAGTACCTGCGCCTGGCCCAGAGCATGGACGCGGGCCACAACCTCGACACCCCGTCGATCGTCAAGGCCCGCTACGGCACCTGA
- a CDS encoding TetR/AcrR family transcriptional regulator: MAPKTAADTRGRILEAAAALLAAEGREGLSTRAVSAAAGVQPPALYRLFGDKDGLLDAVAAYGFDEYLKSKRAMGETADPVEDLRRGWDLHIEFGLARPEFYVLMYGDPRPGRTSPAAREAEAMLRRIVKRVASAGRLRVSVERAAHLTHAAGMGVVLTQIATPEAERDPDLSETARETVLDRILTGAKEPAGTNLPERAVALKAGLDGATRLTKAERTLMAEWLDRIANA; the protein is encoded by the coding sequence ATGGCACCGAAGACGGCGGCGGACACCCGCGGGCGAATCCTCGAGGCGGCGGCGGCCCTGCTGGCGGCGGAGGGTCGTGAAGGCCTGTCCACCCGCGCGGTGAGCGCGGCGGCGGGAGTCCAGCCCCCGGCGCTCTACCGCCTGTTCGGAGACAAGGACGGCCTCCTCGACGCGGTGGCGGCGTACGGCTTCGACGAGTACCTGAAGAGCAAGCGAGCGATGGGTGAAACGGCCGACCCGGTGGAGGACCTCCGCCGCGGCTGGGACCTCCACATCGAGTTCGGCTTGGCAAGGCCGGAGTTCTACGTACTGATGTACGGCGACCCCCGCCCGGGCCGCACCTCCCCGGCAGCTCGCGAGGCGGAAGCTATGCTGCGACGCATAGTGAAGCGAGTGGCATCGGCAGGCCGTCTCCGCGTGAGCGTAGAGCGGGCGGCACACCTGACACACGCAGCAGGAATGGGCGTAGTGCTGACCCAGATAGCAACGCCGGAGGCAGAGCGAGATCCCGACCTCTCGGAAACGGCCCGCGAAACGGTGCTGGACCGCATCTTGACCGGAGCGAAGGAGCCGGCAGGCACAAACCTCCCGGAGCGCGCGGTGGCACTGAAGGCGGGACTCGACGGCGCGACAAGGCTCACCAAAGCCGAGCGCACGCTCATGGCCGAGTGGCTCGACCGCATCGCCAACGCATAA
- a CDS encoding IS3 family transposase, translated as MIYRYRFISEHRTEFGVKRLCQVLGLRRQGFHEWIAAEAGRARRAEAEAELVRLITEIHTEHRGAYGVPRVTAELHRRGIVVNHKRVERLMRAHGLAGITRRKRRALTRPAAGPVTPAQDLIRRDFTAEKPGTRLVGDITCLPTFEGWLYLATVIDLHTREVVGHAMADHMRTDLVCDAIDLATARGLIQPDAVFHSDRGVQYTSSQFRAALAEHRIRPSVGRVGSCYDNAVAEAFFATLKTEIGVSIWRTRAEARQDVFTWLRYYNHNRLHSTVGQNTPAEARINYRQALAA; from the coding sequence ATGATCTACCGCTACCGGTTCATCTCCGAACACCGAACCGAGTTCGGTGTCAAGCGGTTGTGCCAGGTCCTGGGCCTGCGCCGGCAAGGCTTCCACGAGTGGATCGCCGCCGAAGCCGGCCGTGCCCGGCGGGCGGAGGCCGAGGCCGAACTGGTCAGGCTGATCACCGAGATCCATACCGAACACCGCGGTGCCTACGGCGTCCCCCGTGTCACCGCCGAACTGCACCGCCGCGGGATCGTGGTGAACCACAAGCGGGTCGAGCGGCTCATGCGCGCACACGGCCTGGCCGGGATCACCCGCCGCAAACGCCGAGCGTTGACCCGGCCTGCGGCCGGCCCGGTCACCCCAGCACAGGACCTGATCCGCCGCGACTTCACCGCCGAGAAACCCGGGACACGGCTGGTCGGGGACATCACCTGCCTGCCCACCTTCGAGGGCTGGCTCTACCTGGCCACCGTCATCGACCTGCACACCCGGGAGGTCGTCGGTCACGCCATGGCCGACCACATGCGCACCGACCTCGTCTGCGACGCCATCGACCTCGCGACCGCCCGCGGCCTCATCCAGCCCGACGCGGTGTTCCACTCCGACCGCGGCGTCCAATACACGAGCAGCCAGTTCCGGGCCGCCCTCGCCGAGCACCGGATCCGCCCGTCGGTCGGGCGGGTGGGGTCCTGCTACGACAACGCCGTCGCCGAAGCCTTCTTCGCCACCCTGAAGACCGAAATCGGTGTCTCGATCTGGCGCACCCGCGCCGAGGCGCGCCAGGACGTGTTCACCTGGCTGCGCTACTACAACCACAACCGGCTGCACTCAACGGTCGGCCAGAACACCCCAGCCGAAGCCCGAATCAACTATCGTCAGGCCCTGGCTGCCTGA
- a CDS encoding transposase, whose protein sequence is MSSRSKYPEQFRRDAVELVNSSDRPLRQIARELGVNHETLRAWVNTAKQAAEAGPPAEDPAEALEVTRLRKQVAELQKEKEILRKAAAYFAREMDR, encoded by the coding sequence ATGTCTTCCAGGTCGAAGTATCCGGAGCAGTTCCGTCGTGACGCGGTCGAGCTGGTCAACTCGAGTGACCGGCCGTTGCGGCAGATCGCCCGCGAACTAGGGGTCAACCACGAGACCCTGCGGGCGTGGGTCAACACCGCCAAGCAGGCCGCGGAGGCCGGGCCGCCGGCAGAAGACCCGGCGGAGGCCCTGGAGGTGACGCGGTTGCGGAAGCAGGTCGCTGAGCTGCAGAAAGAGAAGGAGATCCTGCGGAAAGCGGCCGCCTATTTTGCGCGCGAGATGGATCGATGA